A segment of the Frankineae bacterium MT45 genome:
GGTCGCAGATATCACCCTTCACGAAGCTGTAGCGCGGGTTGTCCCGCACCGACACCAGGTTCTCCAGATTTCCGGCGTAGGTGAGCTTGTCGTAGACGGTGACGTCCGCATCGGCGTACGCGGGGTACGCCCCGGCGAGGAGGTCACGGACATACTGAGAGCCGATGAAGCCTGCGGCCCCAGTAACGAAAACGCGCATGCCAGGAGTATTCCAGATGAGCTCAGCACGGTCGGCGCGCTTGACCGGATCAGCGACACGCCCCGGTTAACCTCGATGACATGTCCGATCACCGTAATGACCTCCCCCAGGTCGGAGCGGACACCCCATTGGCGCCACCCGAGCTACTGGAGGTGCGTCCGAACGGGGTGGGGAGCCGAAGTTCGCTGGGCGCCGGCATTCGTGCCGCGGTCGCGCTCGTCTCCCTCATCACGCTGGTAGCCAGCGGTATCGCCTGGGCCAGCTATCAGAAGTTCACCTCCGACATAGGTCACGGCGCCCCCGTGCCGGCACTGACCGGCACCGACGCCGACGGAGCCGACCAGAACATCCTGCTCATCGGGGACGACAGCCGCGCCGGCGCCAACGCGGCCGAACTGAGGGCCCTTGGCACCACCCAGGACGGCGGCAGCGTCAACACCGACACGATGATGATCCTGCACGTTCCGGCCCGGGGCGGGAAGGCCACGATCGTCTCGGTGCCACGTGATTCCTGGGTCGACATTCCCGGCTACGGCAAGGGCAAGATCAACTCGGCCTACGGCGACGGGTACAGCACGGCCCGGAGCAAGGGCGCGAACGAGACCGCGAGCGAGAGCGCCGGGATCATGCTGCTCATCCAGACGCTCAACGCGCTCACTGGCCTGCACATCGACCATTACATGCAGGTGAATCTCCTCGGTTTCTACCGGATCAGCATCGCCATCGGCGGCATCGATGTCTGCCTCAACGCGGCTCAGAATCCGTCGACGGACTCCGATGCCAACGGCCGCGGTTACTCCGGGATCAACCTGCCGGCCGGGCACTCGGTCATCATGGGGACGCAGGCGCTGGCCTTCGTCCGGCAGCGCCACGGCCTGCCGCAGGGCGACCTCGACCGGATCAAGCGGCAGCAGTACTTCCTCTCGGCCGCGTTCCGCAAGGTCGCGACGGCCGGCGTACTCATGAACCCGTTCAAGCTGCGGGATCTTCTCAAGGCGGTGAGCAGTTCGCTGATGATCGACCCCGCCCTCAATGTGGTCTCACTGGCCGGCGAGTTCCAGAACATGTCGGCCGGGAACATCACCTTCGCCACCATCCCCAACGACGGCTCGCAGACGATCTACCCGGACGGTGTGCAGACCTCGATCGTCGCCATCAACACCGCGGCCCTACCCGGCTTCATCCGGACCCTGCAGGGCAAGCCCGCCGACTCCGCCTTGGCCGCGGCCCCGGTCGCCGCACCGAGCAGCGTCGCGGTGGACGTGCTCAACGGAGCGTCGATCACCGGCCTCGCGGCGGCCAACGGCGCCGCGCTGAAGAAGCTCGGCTTCCACGTCGAGACGATCGACTCGACCGACCCGATCCCGCAGACGAGCGTGGAGTACCCGGCGGGCCTGCAGGGCAAGGCGAAGGCGGTGGCCGCAGCCACCCCGGGCGCGAAGCTGGTCCTGACCACTGCGGTCAACAAGGTCACGCTGGTCCTCGGAGCGAACGGCGTACAGGTGAAGGGGCTGGCGAGCCAGGCCGGCCCGATCTCGACCAGCACCCCTGCGGCGAGCAACGCGACGAGCAACGCGGCGAGCAGCTCGCCGGGGACGGGCGCCCGAAAGGCACCCGTCGCCGCCGGTCTCGGCTGCATCAATTAGCCAAGCCAGCAAGCGGCGCCTCCATAGGGCCACAGTCATGAGCGGCACCTGAACGCACCCCAAGTACCGCGGGGATTCTTAAAGTCGCCCCGGTAATCTAGAACGGTGACTTCACATGGCGGCGAACCGCCCTCCTACGGATGGGGCCCCGAGGCCGATCCAGGCATGGGCGCACCGGCCACCCCGCAGCCCCTCCCGCCGGAACTGAATCCACGCGGTCGCCGCGCCGGTCGGGCCGAGCAGCGCGCTGCCGCGGCAGCTCAGAAGTCCTCCGCCGCACGGCCCGTCGCTGCGAAACCCTCCACCCCAAGCCCGGCTTCAGGTGCCGCCAACGGCCGTCCGGGGGGCCGAGCCGCCCGACGCGCCTCCAACCGCAGCGCGGGGGCCGAGATCCGGCGTGGCGCCACCCTCGGCGCCATGACCATCTCCGCCCTCCTCTCGATCGCGATCGTCCTCGGCAGCGGCTATGCCTGGTACACCTGGAAGGGTCTGAACAGCAACATCCGCCGCCTGGACGCGATTCCAGCCTCCAATGTCGGCGGCAAGGCCGGCTCCAGCACGGTCAAGGACGTCGATGGCACCGATCAGAACATCCTGATCGTCGGTAACGACGACCGGGACACGGCCACCGCGGCCGAGTTGGCGGCGCTCGGAACCACCCGCGACGGCGGCAGCTACAACACCGACACCATGATGATCCTGCACGCGCCGGCCGACGGTAAGTCGGCGACGGTGATCTCCCTTCCGCGTGACTCGTGGGTCGCCATTCCCGGCCACGGCATGGGCAAGCTCAACTCCGCCTATCCGGACGGCGTGAGCGATGGCAACGGCGACAAGGCCGCCGGCGCGCAGCTCATGGTGAAGACCATCGAAAACCTCACCGGTCTCAAGATCGACCACTACGTCCAAGTCGATCTCATCGGTTTCTACCGCATCAGCAAGGCGATCGGCGGTGTCACCGTCAACCTCTGCCAAGCGGCCAAGGATCACTACTCAGGTATCAATCTCCCTGCCGGCAAGTCCACCATCTCGGGCACCCAGGCGCTGGCCTTCGTGCGTCAGCGGCATGGTCTGCCGGCCAGCGACTTCGACCGGATCAAGCGCCAGCAGTACTTCATCTCGGCCGCCTTCCAGAAGATCAGCAGCGCCGGCACCCTGCTCAACCCCTTCACCCTGAACAAGCTGATCAACGCGGTCACCTCGTCGCTCACGATGGACAAGACGCTGCAGCTGACGAAGCTGGCCAGCCAGTTCCAGGGGCTCGCGGCCGGAAATATCAACACCCAGACGATCCCGAACAACGGAACCGGGATGGAGGGGAGTCAGAGCGTGGTCGAGGTCGATCCGGACACCGTCCGGGCCTTTGCGCAGAGCCTCGACGCGCCGAAGCCGAAGGCGACCCCCAAACCCGCCGCTACCTCCACGGTCTCCCCGGCCAGCGTCACCCTCGCCGTCCTCAACGCCGGTGCCGCCAACGGCGCCGCGACGTCGAACGGCACGGCGCTGCGGGCCGTCGGCTTCAACGTGACCACCGTCGGCTCCGCCTCGTCGGCGAGTCGCACCACGACCGTCGAGTACCCCTCGGGCGAGCTGGCCCAGGCTCAGGCCGTCGCCGCCCACGTACCGGGCGCGACACTCACCCCGACCTCGTCGGTCTCGCAGGTGACGCTGCTGCTCGGTAGTGACGGCATCTCGGCCACTGGCGCCTCCACCTCCAGCTCGAGCAGTGCCTCGGCCACGCCGAAGCCGAGCCCGACGCCGAACGCCGCCGTCACCGGCGCGTGCATCAACTGATGGCGGCCATGACACCCTCGGAACTCTTCGACCGGGTGCTGAGCAGTCAGCCGTCACTCCCCTTCGTCACCTTTTACGACGAGGCGACCGGTGAGCGGGGTGAACTCTCGGCCAAATCGCTGGCCAACTGGGTCGCCAAGACGCACTTCCTGCTCCAGGATGGGCTCGGTCTCGGTCCGGGTTGCGTGGCCCAGGTGGCCCTGCGCTCGGACTGGTTGCGGGTGGCCGTTCTGCTCGGTAGCTGGAGCGCC
Coding sequences within it:
- a CDS encoding transcriptional attenuator, LytR family, whose translation is MSDHRNDLPQVGADTPLAPPELLEVRPNGVGSRSSLGAGIRAAVALVSLITLVASGIAWASYQKFTSDIGHGAPVPALTGTDADGADQNILLIGDDSRAGANAAELRALGTTQDGGSVNTDTMMILHVPARGGKATIVSVPRDSWVDIPGYGKGKINSAYGDGYSTARSKGANETASESAGIMLLIQTLNALTGLHIDHYMQVNLLGFYRISIAIGGIDVCLNAAQNPSTDSDANGRGYSGINLPAGHSVIMGTQALAFVRQRHGLPQGDLDRIKRQQYFLSAAFRKVATAGVLMNPFKLRDLLKAVSSSLMIDPALNVVSLAGEFQNMSAGNITFATIPNDGSQTIYPDGVQTSIVAINTAALPGFIRTLQGKPADSALAAAPVAAPSSVAVDVLNGASITGLAAANGAALKKLGFHVETIDSTDPIPQTSVEYPAGLQGKAKAVAAATPGAKLVLTTAVNKVTLVLGANGVQVKGLASQAGPISTSTPAASNATSNAASSSPGTGARKAPVAAGLGCIN
- a CDS encoding transcriptional attenuator, LytR family, yielding MGAPATPQPLPPELNPRGRRAGRAEQRAAAAAQKSSAARPVAAKPSTPSPASGAANGRPGGRAARRASNRSAGAEIRRGATLGAMTISALLSIAIVLGSGYAWYTWKGLNSNIRRLDAIPASNVGGKAGSSTVKDVDGTDQNILIVGNDDRDTATAAELAALGTTRDGGSYNTDTMMILHAPADGKSATVISLPRDSWVAIPGHGMGKLNSAYPDGVSDGNGDKAAGAQLMVKTIENLTGLKIDHYVQVDLIGFYRISKAIGGVTVNLCQAAKDHYSGINLPAGKSTISGTQALAFVRQRHGLPASDFDRIKRQQYFISAAFQKISSAGTLLNPFTLNKLINAVTSSLTMDKTLQLTKLASQFQGLAAGNINTQTIPNNGTGMEGSQSVVEVDPDTVRAFAQSLDAPKPKATPKPAATSTVSPASVTLAVLNAGAANGAATSNGTALRAVGFNVTTVGSASSASRTTTVEYPSGELAQAQAVAAHVPGATLTPTSSVSQVTLLLGSDGISATGASTSSSSSASATPKPSPTPNAAVTGACIN